From Leptospira dzoumogneensis, one genomic window encodes:
- a CDS encoding fibronectin-binding protein: MFRSPKAKIIALFTVIALTVSFSYLNAQSLNVYGTYKVTGTNPDGSKYRGSVTVTLNEDGSYNFQWSVGNSFSGTGSLSGNTLTVDWGDTYPVIYTVKSGGSRLEGTWGNGTGTEILSK, encoded by the coding sequence ATGTTTAGAAGTCCTAAAGCTAAAATTATAGCTTTATTTACCGTGATCGCTTTAACCGTTTCCTTCTCTTACTTGAACGCTCAGTCTTTGAACGTTTATGGAACGTATAAAGTGACAGGTACAAATCCAGACGGAAGTAAATATAGAGGAAGTGTTACAGTCACTTTAAACGAGGATGGGTCTTATAATTTCCAATGGTCCGTGGGAAATAGTTTCTCCGGAACAGGCTCATTGAGCGGGAACACTTTAACGGTGGATTGGGGTGATACTTATCCGGTGATCTACACGGTTAAAAGTGGGGGAAGTAGATTGGAAGGTACTTGGGGAAATGGAACAGGTACTGAAATCCTTTCCAAATAA
- a CDS encoding sulfate/molybdate ABC transporter ATP-binding protein, with product MSIEIRNVSKRFGKFQALDQVDLTIPDGNLVALLGPSGSGKTTLLRIIAGLDTPDEGEVLFNGERSKSKSSKDRGVGFVFQHYALFRHMTIFENIAFGLKVRPRSTRPSKEEIQEKVFQLLKLVQLENFHARFPFELSGGQRQRVALARALAIEPKFLLLDEPFGALDAKVRKELRTWLRRLHDEIHITSVFVTHDQEEALEVSDSIVILRSGKIEQIGTPDEVYNKPKTPFVFHFLGDVNLFHGRIHEGTAKIGDIDVATPEHSDVVDKKGVAYVRPYDVEISRTSTQGIPAEIQYIHSTGRNVRIELKRLDSGTLIESLLDQSSFKELNLLPGETVYLRIKKAKVYVEYMEDFSI from the coding sequence ATGTCTATTGAAATTCGAAATGTAAGCAAACGATTCGGAAAATTCCAAGCCTTGGACCAAGTGGACCTAACAATCCCTGACGGAAATCTAGTAGCGTTACTAGGCCCTTCCGGAAGCGGTAAGACCACACTTCTTAGGATCATAGCAGGCCTAGATACTCCGGACGAAGGAGAAGTATTATTCAACGGAGAAAGATCCAAATCCAAAAGTTCAAAAGACAGAGGAGTAGGATTCGTATTCCAACATTATGCTCTTTTCCGTCACATGACGATTTTTGAAAATATCGCATTCGGTCTAAAAGTTCGTCCAAGGTCCACAAGACCTTCTAAAGAAGAGATCCAAGAGAAAGTATTCCAACTTTTGAAATTGGTACAGTTGGAAAATTTCCATGCAAGATTTCCTTTCGAATTATCCGGAGGACAAAGACAAAGGGTGGCCTTAGCAAGAGCATTAGCGATAGAACCTAAGTTTTTACTTTTGGACGAACCTTTCGGTGCCTTAGACGCGAAAGTAAGGAAAGAATTACGCACCTGGCTCAGAAGACTTCACGACGAGATCCATATCACAAGCGTATTCGTAACCCATGACCAGGAAGAAGCGTTAGAAGTCAGCGACTCGATCGTAATATTAAGATCCGGTAAAATAGAACAGATCGGCACTCCTGACGAAGTGTACAATAAGCCTAAAACACCTTTCGTTTTCCACTTTTTAGGAGATGTAAACCTTTTCCACGGAAGGATCCATGAAGGGACCGCAAAGATTGGCGATATAGATGTAGCGACTCCGGAACATTCGGACGTGGTGGATAAAAAAGGAGTTGCATACGTTAGACCTTATGATGTGGAAATTTCCAGAACTTCTACCCAAGGAATTCCTGCAGAGATCCAATACATCCATTCTACTGGCAGAAATGTAAGAATAGAATTAAAACGTTTAGATTCAGGGACTTTAATCGAGTCCTTATTAGACCAATCCAGTTTTAAAGAATTAAACTTACTTCCTGGTGAAACGGTTTATCTCAGGATCAAAAAAGCCAAAGTATATGTGGAATATATGGAAGATTTTTCGATCTAG
- the cysW gene encoding sulfate ABC transporter permease subunit CysW, which produces MKETESVWIRLALIFSVLVLAFIILILPITVVFLEAFAQGWEAYLQGLQDSDTISAMLMTLKVAGIAVPLNTAFGLVAAFLLTRFEFPGKNILLTIIDSPFAVSPVISGLIFLLLFGKQGWMGDILEEWNIKIVFNTPGLVIATVFITLPFVARELIPLMQSQGKEEEEAGILLGASLYQTFIKIIIPNIKWGLLYGLILCNARAMGEFGAVSVLSGHIRGKTNTLPLQIEMLYNEYNSVGAFSAASVLVFLSLLTLLLKTILEKNLHRKEEIEIPETTGLGKENVQVSKS; this is translated from the coding sequence ATGAAAGAAACAGAATCCGTTTGGATCCGCTTGGCTTTGATCTTTTCGGTCTTAGTTCTTGCATTCATCATTCTAATCCTGCCGATCACAGTAGTTTTTTTAGAAGCATTCGCACAAGGATGGGAAGCTTATCTACAAGGGTTACAGGACAGCGATACGATCTCTGCGATGTTAATGACATTGAAAGTAGCAGGTATCGCGGTTCCTTTGAACACTGCATTCGGACTAGTTGCCGCATTTCTATTGACCAGATTCGAATTTCCGGGCAAAAATATTCTGCTGACGATCATAGATTCTCCTTTTGCAGTCTCTCCTGTAATTTCCGGACTGATCTTCCTATTATTATTCGGAAAACAAGGATGGATGGGAGATATATTAGAAGAGTGGAATATTAAGATCGTATTCAATACTCCCGGTCTTGTGATCGCAACAGTATTCATCACACTTCCATTTGTCGCAAGAGAACTCATCCCTCTCATGCAAAGCCAGGGAAAAGAAGAAGAGGAAGCGGGTATTTTACTCGGAGCTTCTCTCTACCAAACATTCATCAAAATTATCATCCCTAATATCAAATGGGGACTCTTATACGGACTTATACTTTGTAATGCGAGAGCCATGGGAGAATTCGGAGCGGTTTCCGTATTATCCGGACATATCCGTGGAAAGACGAATACCCTTCCACTACAGATTGAAATGTTATACAATGAATACAACTCGGTCGGAGCATTTTCCGCCGCATCGGTGCTTGTATTTCTCTCTTTGTTGACCCTGCTTTTAAAAACGATCTTAGAAAAAAATCTTCATCGCAAAGAAGAAATAGAGATCCCGGAAACAACCGGTCTCGGAAAAGAAAATGTTCAGGTTTCCAAATCCTAG
- the cysT gene encoding sulfate ABC transporter permease subunit CysT: MKLIFRPYSKTSFGLSLGLTVFYLSLLVIIPLSALFFKSATLGVSGLWEVFSEDRIQQALYLSFGAGGVAAIINLFVGFLFAWVLVRYDFPGKKILDSLVDLPFTLPTAVAGIALTTIYAPNGFIGKYLTPYGIKIAYTPIGIVIALVFIGFPFVVRTVQPILEDLPKELEESAYCLGASRFQTFTRVILPELIPSLLAGTSMAFARGIGEYGSVVFISGNLPGKTEILPLLIVTKLEQYEYAKATGIAVLMLVLSFTIMFGINYLQNRASRRLG; the protein is encoded by the coding sequence TTGAAGCTAATTTTTCGTCCCTATTCTAAAACAAGCTTTGGTCTGTCCTTAGGACTTACAGTCTTCTACCTTAGTCTTCTAGTCATCATTCCATTATCCGCATTATTTTTTAAATCCGCTACCTTAGGCGTTTCAGGTCTCTGGGAAGTTTTTTCAGAGGATCGTATCCAGCAGGCCTTATATTTAAGCTTCGGGGCCGGTGGAGTTGCAGCCATCATCAATCTATTCGTTGGATTTTTATTCGCCTGGGTTTTGGTTCGTTATGATTTCCCTGGCAAAAAAATCTTAGATTCACTTGTGGATCTTCCATTCACTCTTCCCACTGCAGTCGCGGGGATCGCACTTACCACAATCTATGCTCCTAACGGTTTTATCGGAAAATATCTGACACCTTACGGGATCAAGATCGCATACACTCCGATCGGGATCGTTATCGCTTTAGTCTTTATCGGATTTCCTTTCGTTGTCAGAACGGTCCAGCCTATCTTAGAAGATCTTCCAAAAGAATTGGAAGAAAGCGCATATTGTTTAGGAGCTAGCAGATTCCAAACCTTTACAAGGGTAATCTTACCTGAATTGATACCTTCCCTACTTGCAGGAACCAGTATGGCGTTTGCAAGAGGGATCGGTGAATATGGATCGGTTGTTTTTATCTCAGGAAACCTTCCCGGTAAAACTGAAATTCTTCCGTTACTCATAGTTACCAAATTAGAGCAGTACGAATATGCAAAAGCGACCGGGATTGCAGTATTGATGTTAGTCCTTTCATTTACGATCATGTTCGGGATCAACTATCTGCAAAACAGAGCCTCTAGGAGACTTGGATGA
- a CDS encoding sulfate ABC transporter substrate-binding protein, with protein MKVKSNHSVLRSIAKGIGILALTSIFSLSAYADDTLLNVSFDPTRELYEEINKKFVEAWKKKSGKNLTIQQSHGGSGKQARAVIDGLEADVVTLALAYDIDSIVTNSGSVSKDWEKAFPNHSTPYYSTIVFLVRKGNPKAIKDWDDIVKPGIGVITPNPKTSGGARWNYLAAWGFAKKKYKTEEAATEFVKNLYKNTSVLDTGARGSTTTFVQRGIGDVLLAWENEAELALSESRKANGGTAQFEVVYPSTSILAETPVALVEKVAAKKGTTEVAKAYLEFLYTKEGQEIVAKHFFRPNDAAILKANVAKFPKLQLFDVRSIEGSWAAAHKKHFADGGLFDSIYGEAKK; from the coding sequence ATGAAAGTAAAATCTAATCATTCTGTACTGCGGTCAATTGCCAAAGGAATCGGTATTCTAGCATTAACCAGTATTTTTTCCTTATCCGCATATGCGGATGACACCCTATTAAACGTTTCTTTCGACCCAACCCGGGAACTTTATGAAGAAATTAACAAAAAGTTCGTAGAAGCTTGGAAGAAGAAGTCCGGCAAAAACCTAACCATCCAACAATCCCACGGTGGATCCGGAAAACAAGCTAGAGCCGTGATCGACGGATTAGAAGCGGATGTGGTAACTCTTGCACTCGCGTATGATATCGATAGTATCGTTACGAACAGCGGATCCGTTTCCAAAGATTGGGAGAAGGCATTTCCGAACCATTCTACTCCTTATTACTCTACCATCGTTTTTTTAGTGAGAAAAGGAAATCCTAAAGCGATCAAAGATTGGGATGATATCGTAAAACCGGGGATCGGAGTGATCACACCAAACCCTAAAACTTCCGGTGGAGCTCGTTGGAATTATTTAGCTGCTTGGGGATTCGCTAAGAAAAAATATAAAACGGAAGAAGCTGCTACTGAATTCGTAAAGAACCTTTATAAGAACACTTCCGTTCTGGATACAGGTGCAAGAGGATCCACTACTACTTTCGTTCAAAGAGGAATAGGTGATGTTCTCCTTGCTTGGGAAAATGAAGCGGAACTTGCTCTATCCGAATCCAGAAAAGCGAACGGTGGAACGGCTCAATTCGAAGTGGTTTATCCAAGTACAAGTATCCTTGCGGAAACTCCTGTAGCGCTCGTTGAAAAAGTGGCTGCTAAAAAAGGAACTACCGAAGTAGCGAAAGCTTACTTGGAATTTTTATACACTAAAGAAGGCCAGGAAATCGTCGCAAAACATTTCTTCCGCCCGAATGATGCGGCTATTCTAAAAGCGAATGTTGCTAAATTCCCTAAACTTCAATTATTCGATGTAAGAAGTATAGAAGGTTCCTGGGCAGCAGCTCATAAAAAACATTTCGCTGACGGCGGACTTTTCGACTCCATCTATGGCGAAGCAAAGAAGTAA
- a CDS encoding PP2C family protein-serine/threonine phosphatase, producing the protein MKKAFSILIPVFLSFSFSGCSESFTNIEHPSIVQGVLELKNYDLEEQGPILLSGLWKFRWLYWKSSGLESQNSYEIVSVPSSWNGKNGSRLGEGYGTYELALKLNRNYGELAFILQEQSSSYFLYVNGKLLASCGEVEFPSSSDITIFEVKPAWCNKLVKFTPDGEELKIDMQIANRDHRLGGFWAPIRFGTSSSMEKTWNAERFLDLFLAGGLFCIGLLNLIYAVVRRGEAASLYFGTYCLIMATRGLFSGTRIISEYLDFLKYHHYVRIEYVTFYLAIPVFLSYILSVFPRELKRILVDLVWWIAIGACIVVLVFPVRIFTFTITIYYLVAFLAGTLGLFSLTKASLRRRKGALIILAGFVFVYAAMIHDILYATFYLDTGYFTNIGAFVFIIAQSVFLSIRSSESLDRLLDLSRNLERRVEERTKQLRNALRLIQNDLNVAREIQKGLLNLEDAAEKKIGRIKFGILHKPLAEVGGDLYDIAELPSGKIRIFLADATGHGIQAALITILIRSVYEDLRLKEESPGKLLSAIGSQFHGKYGNVSTFFSASILEISPDGKKLTLSLAGSPPVLVQTKDEEHIIECENPLVGLLENFNFEDKEIQLTPGFRILCFTDGLTESSRLPGDFYGIERVLASVRTGDSQSLEELLSGIQEDLFRFLGSSEPKDDILVLGIEDQRS; encoded by the coding sequence ATGAAAAAGGCCTTCTCTATTTTAATTCCGGTATTTCTTTCATTCTCCTTCTCCGGATGTTCCGAATCTTTTACAAACATAGAACATCCTTCTATCGTTCAGGGAGTACTCGAGTTAAAGAATTATGATCTGGAAGAACAAGGGCCCATTCTACTTTCCGGGCTTTGGAAATTCAGATGGTTGTATTGGAAAAGTTCAGGATTAGAGAGCCAGAACTCCTACGAGATAGTCAGTGTACCTTCTTCTTGGAACGGAAAGAACGGATCCAGGCTGGGAGAAGGTTACGGGACCTATGAACTCGCACTTAAACTAAATCGAAATTACGGAGAGCTTGCGTTTATCTTACAAGAGCAAAGTTCTTCCTATTTCTTGTATGTGAACGGCAAACTATTAGCTTCCTGCGGAGAAGTTGAATTTCCTTCTTCTTCCGATATAACCATCTTCGAAGTCAAACCTGCTTGGTGTAATAAGCTCGTGAAATTCACTCCTGACGGAGAAGAGTTGAAGATCGATATGCAGATCGCAAATCGGGACCATAGACTGGGAGGATTTTGGGCGCCCATCCGATTCGGAACTTCTTCCAGTATGGAAAAAACCTGGAATGCGGAAAGATTTTTGGATCTATTCCTAGCGGGAGGACTTTTCTGTATAGGCCTATTAAATCTGATCTATGCAGTTGTGAGAAGGGGAGAGGCAGCCTCCCTATATTTCGGGACTTATTGTCTTATCATGGCTACAAGGGGTCTATTTTCCGGAACTAGGATCATTTCAGAATATCTTGATTTTCTAAAGTACCATCATTATGTAAGAATAGAATACGTTACATTCTACCTTGCAATCCCTGTTTTTTTAAGTTATATACTCTCCGTTTTTCCAAGAGAATTAAAAAGGATCCTGGTGGATCTAGTATGGTGGATCGCTATCGGTGCCTGCATTGTGGTCTTAGTATTCCCTGTCAGAATATTCACGTTCACAATTACGATCTATTATCTGGTCGCATTCCTTGCAGGAACACTCGGATTATTTTCACTTACTAAAGCTTCTTTAAGAAGAAGAAAAGGTGCACTCATTATCCTAGCCGGCTTCGTATTCGTCTATGCTGCAATGATCCATGACATCTTATACGCGACTTTCTATTTGGATACAGGATATTTTACAAATATTGGTGCGTTCGTATTTATAATAGCTCAATCTGTATTCTTATCTATTAGAAGTTCTGAAAGTTTGGACAGACTTTTGGATCTTTCCAGAAATTTGGAAAGAAGGGTAGAAGAAAGGACCAAACAGCTCAGAAATGCTCTCCGTCTCATCCAAAATGATCTGAATGTTGCAAGAGAGATCCAAAAGGGACTCTTAAATCTGGAAGATGCCGCTGAAAAAAAGATAGGGCGGATCAAATTCGGGATTTTACATAAACCTTTGGCGGAAGTAGGAGGAGATCTTTACGATATAGCCGAACTTCCAAGCGGCAAAATACGTATCTTTTTAGCGGATGCGACAGGTCACGGGATACAGGCGGCACTCATTACGATACTGATCCGAAGTGTTTATGAGGATCTAAGATTAAAAGAAGAAAGTCCGGGAAAACTTCTCTCGGCGATCGGCTCTCAGTTCCATGGCAAGTACGGAAATGTGTCCACATTCTTCTCCGCATCCATTTTAGAAATTTCTCCCGATGGAAAAAAACTGACTCTTTCTTTAGCAGGATCTCCTCCGGTTTTGGTCCAAACAAAAGATGAAGAGCATATAATCGAATGCGAAAATCCGTTAGTGGGTCTTCTGGAAAATTTCAATTTCGAAGATAAGGAGATCCAACTCACTCCGGGTTTTAGGATACTTTGTTTTACGGACGGACTCACCGAATCTTCCAGGCTGCCTGGAGATTTTTACGGAATAGAAAGAGTATTGGCTTCAGTCCGAACCGGAGACTCTCAAAGTTTAGAAGAATTATTAAGCGGCATCCAAGAAGATCTATTCAGATTTTTAGGAAGTTCGGAACCTAAGGACGATATACTAGTCTTGGGAATAGAAGACCAACGTTCCTAA